From Thermogemmatispora onikobensis, a single genomic window includes:
- a CDS encoding SMP-30/gluconolactonase/LRE family protein, whose product MVSSANPLKDWQVDRRNIRSIGHDLQRPECILAERDGTLWVADARGGVMRINPDGSQQLILPVVERDSAAEPAQTQEGGAGASFEERYVQAQGSLPNGLAFAENGDIIIANWGTDAVEIMTRDGRLRTLYREIDGQPLGKANFVLRDSKNRIWLSVNTREHPWTNQLNTRTADGYIALIDERGIRIVAEGFCGTNEIRLDAREEWLYVVESTAWRISRLRLQPDGSLTDREIYGPSRLPGFPDGFAFDAYGNLWVTLIFTDQLIAITPEGEVLTLLDDSHPETQARLFAHYESHTLTPEILAATHGTIAPWLASLTFGGPDLRTVYLGSLRGTTIPYFRSPVPGLPMIHWHEARPPA is encoded by the coding sequence CGCCCGGAGTGCATTCTGGCCGAGCGAGACGGTACCCTCTGGGTCGCCGATGCCCGCGGCGGCGTCATGCGCATCAACCCCGATGGCAGCCAGCAGCTCATCTTGCCCGTGGTCGAGCGCGACTCAGCCGCCGAGCCGGCCCAGACCCAGGAAGGCGGTGCCGGCGCCAGCTTCGAAGAGCGCTATGTCCAGGCCCAGGGATCGCTGCCCAACGGCCTGGCCTTCGCCGAGAACGGTGATATCATCATCGCTAACTGGGGAACCGACGCCGTCGAGATCATGACGCGCGACGGGCGCCTGCGCACCCTCTACCGCGAGATCGACGGCCAGCCGTTGGGTAAGGCCAACTTCGTCCTACGCGACAGCAAAAACCGCATCTGGCTCAGCGTCAACACCCGCGAGCATCCGTGGACCAACCAGCTCAACACCCGCACCGCCGATGGCTACATCGCCCTCATCGACGAGCGCGGCATCCGCATTGTCGCCGAGGGCTTCTGCGGGACCAATGAAATCCGCCTTGACGCGCGCGAGGAGTGGCTCTACGTTGTCGAAAGCACGGCCTGGCGCATCAGTCGCCTGCGCCTCCAACCCGACGGCTCCCTGACCGATCGCGAGATTTACGGCCCCTCGCGCCTGCCCGGCTTCCCGGACGGTTTCGCCTTCGATGCCTACGGCAATCTCTGGGTGACGCTGATCTTTACCGACCAACTCATCGCCATCACCCCAGAGGGCGAGGTCCTGACCCTGCTCGACGATAGCCATCCCGAGACGCAGGCGCGCCTCTTCGCCCACTACGAGAGCCACACGCTGACCCCCGAGATCCTGGCGGCTACCCACGGCACTATCGCCCCCTGGCTGGCCAGCCTGACCTTCGGCGGGCCGGACCTGCGCACCGTCTATCTTGGCAGCCTGCGCGGAACCACCATCCCCTATTTCCGCAGCCCGGTTCCCGGCCTGCCAATGATCCACTGGCACGAAGCCAGGCCACCGGCATAG
- a CDS encoding VOC family protein, producing the protein MSRQQKPSSLAALTAAGARWFQVAYAVNDLAEAQRFFQETLGVPRFFVIEDIQFRAYTYRGQPAFCRQHVAFGYAGPLQIELMQPLEGENSLTAFLRQRGPGVHHLGLEVDDLEQVLGNLQGASRPEGTENVAIIESGIAGQGTRFAFLDTLASSGTYLELVALDEENRALFERIRRGDF; encoded by the coding sequence ATGTCCAGGCAGCAAAAACCATCTTCCCTCGCCGCCCTGACAGCAGCCGGCGCACGCTGGTTCCAGGTGGCCTACGCCGTCAACGATCTCGCCGAGGCCCAGCGCTTCTTTCAAGAGACGCTCGGCGTACCCCGCTTCTTCGTCATCGAAGATATCCAGTTCCGGGCCTACACCTATCGCGGACAGCCGGCCTTCTGCCGCCAGCATGTGGCCTTTGGCTATGCCGGTCCTCTGCAGATTGAGCTGATGCAACCGCTAGAAGGAGAGAACAGCCTGACCGCTTTCCTGCGCCAGCGCGGCCCAGGCGTGCATCATCTGGGACTGGAGGTCGATGATCTTGAGCAGGTGCTGGGGAACCTTCAAGGAGCATCGAGGCCAGAGGGAACAGAGAATGTGGCCATTATTGAGAGCGGGATCGCTGGCCAGGGCACCCGCTTCGCCTTCCTCGACACACTGGCCAGCAGCGGGACCTATCTTGAGCTGGTCGCCCTCGACGAGGAGAATCGCGCCCTCTTCGAAC